From Nicotiana tabacum cultivar K326 chromosome 22, ASM71507v2, whole genome shotgun sequence, one genomic window encodes:
- the LOC107767256 gene encoding cytochrome P450 94A2-like produces the protein MRMDIQLMYSLLFSLPVPAIIFLLLLFFIYFHPFFSKHSCSKLSKQPKQLPKSYPLFGCLFSLVQNRHRAVLWTSELFQKSSLSTITLKGPFGKKCVLTRNPSIIKHIVKTRFHIYRKDPTMQFVFSDLLGDGLLLVDGEKWKTQRHFLSHIFHADTFRYRVKSSTIKELSGRLIPLFSRADIDKATLDLQDIFHRLTFDILCQVGFSHDPEYLLPSLPEKPLIDAFETAIKISMRRFTCPSILWKAKKLLNIGSEENLRYAVDVLREYVKKRIAGKVEKFSMQNSSIDEGGDFFDRFITRALKYNVVVDEKFVIDTGINFILAGDDTLFSALIWFFWLVSSHPQVEKEIVKEIEEKDDDDLNEMVYTHASICESMRLYPPVPLELKQVTEDDVWPDGTKLKKGMTIFLHVLAMGRSTELWGSDCEVFRPERWLLKNSSTGNWNFIPRDPFTYPVFQAGPRTCLGKEIAFIQIKLVAATILKRFRIVPLDGFSPIYNSSLTSKMKTGFPVRIIQRC, from the exons ATGAGGATGGACATCCAGCTCATGTATAGTCTGCTCTTTTCTCTCCCAGTCCCAGCAATAATATTTCTGTTGCTtctgttcttcatctatttccaCCCGTTCTTCTCAAAACACAGTTGTTCAAAATTGAGCAAGCAGCCAAAGCAGCTTCCAAAATCCTACCCACtgtttggttgcttgttctcattaGTGCAAAATAGACACCGAGCAGTTCTGTGGACATCAGAACTCTTCCAAAAATCATCTTTATCAACCATTACCCTTAAAGGACCATTTGGTAAAAAATGCGTCTTGACAAGAAACCCCTCTATTATCAAGCATATCGTTAAGACACGTTTCCACATTTATCGCAAAGATCCTACCATGCAATTTGTTTTCTCAGACTTATTAGGGGATGGACTTTTACTTGTAGATGGAGAGAAATGGAAAACCCAAAGGCATTTCCTCAGTCATATATTCCACGCGGATACATTTCGTTATCGAGTAAAATCATCCACCATTAAAGAGCTCTCTGGCCGTCTTATTCCTTTATTCTCTAGGGCAGATATAGATAAAGCTACTCTAGACCTCCAGGACATATTTCATAGGCTTACATTTGACATTCTATGCCAGGTAGGTTTTAGCCATGATCCAGAATACTTGTTACCATCTCTCCCTGAGAAACCATTAATAGATGCTTTTGAAACTGCAATAAAGATCAGTATGAGAAGGTTCACTTGCCCTTCCATCTTGTGGAAAGCTAAAAAGCTTCTCAACATTGGATCTGAAGAGAATCTCAG GTATGCAGTAGATGTACTCAGAGAATATGTAAAGAAGAGAATCGCGGGAAAGGTGGAGAAGTTTTCGATGCAAAACTCTTCCATAGATGAGGGAGGCGATTTTTTTGACAGATTTATAACAAGGGCTCTCAAATACAATGTAGTAGTTGATGAGAAGTTTGTCATAGATACAGGTATTAATTTCATCCTGGCTGGTGATGACACGCTGTTTTCAGCTCTAATATGGTTCTTTTGGCTAGTCTCGAGTCACCCACAAGTAGAAAAGGAGATTGTCAAAGAAATCGAAGAGAAAGATGATGATGATTTGAATGAAATGGTGTATACACATGCTTCGATTTGTGAAAGCATGAGACTATACCCACCAGTTCCTCTTGAATTGAAGCAAGTGACCGAAGACGATGTTTGGCCGGACGGAACAAAGTTGAAAAAGGGAATGACCATTTTTCTACATGTTCTTGCAATGGGGAGATCAACAGAATTATGGGGTTCGGATTGTGAAGTTTTCCGCCCAGAGCGCTGGTTGTTGAAAAACTCCAGTACAGGAAATTGGAATTTTATCCCAAGGGACCCTTTCACGTATCCGGTATTTCAAGCAGGGCCAAGGACTTGTCTTGGAAAAGAAATTGCTTTCATACAGATAAAGCTGGTGGCAGCTACTATTCTAAAGAGATTTCGGATCGTTCCTTTAGACGGATTTAGTCCTATCTATAATTCGTCATTGACATCTAAGATGAAAACTGGTTTTCCTGTACGAATTATACAACGTTGCTAG